ATAACGTATGaactacaaatatataacattaacctAAGTTTAAACtaagtcaaaaaataattatttaatgtcaaacattaaaataacattttaaaatatatttattatattaccaaaaAAGGTAATTCCACACCATAGATGTACAAATACCCATCGATATGATCCATACAAAGAATATTACTACATTCACATTAGTTAGTAATTTGAATATGTctgataatgtatttttagatcCAATTGTCTCAGTTATCttcaataaatcatataaacattaagtaataatattactaaatttctACAGTTTACTATTCAAGTATCATTAAGTACAGTATTGCATTGaacattagtaatttataattattattaattattcattaggtAAAGTTAcaaaatggaataaatataaaaaaaacttacttttattttataagctacCACAAAATCACACAATATGATTATAAGACATAGATAGTAAATTGGAAAGTAGTTCTTGTGAATATCACTATCACTAAAATAATCAACGAGTGCTCCGCCAAATATCGAGAAAAGTCCCCAACTAATAGATCCCCAACACCTTTGTTTACCAAAATCTTCAAGTTTATCACCTGaataaaatgacaataataagataggttaaaatattatttttgcatgACTATCCATAAACTTTACCAATAGTATGACGATATACACTGTACTTTACGTCTTTACGGATAGGATTACTTTACGTTTTCTAaattgtaactttttttttttgaaataaatgaatattaatcaactttaaaatataaaaacaatcacCTAAGAGATCAAAGCAAATTGGGTCTTGAAGACTCCAAGTTATAGCTTGACTTATCCAAAATAAACTCATAACAATGAAATATTCCCAAAATTGATGTAAGCCAAAAATGTTCCCTTCGAACACTGTAATAGTAGCTAATtccataataaaatcattcgaACAGTCAATCTTACATCGACTGCTCACTGGTTTTAGACACGTAGGAAAAAATACTTGAGTTTCCTTGAATTGCATCGATTTTACTTCAAACccgtaattattttctatctaataacatatatataaatgtattatataataagaaaaaatacaaataacaacatccaatattttgatttttggttaaaaataataaaacattgatcAAAAAAAATGCGTAAATCAGTCACTGtgatggatgtgttaaatatttgtattcaattataaatcatgGAATTCGAAAAAAGATTCTGAGAGAAGGCAATCTATCAGcctatactaatatacatttagtcTATATTGTTtagcttatattttatgttatattattttatgttgctATTAGGTATTTAGATAAAGTAATTTACTACTGTAGGTAgcgattatatttttggtgggtcacattatatttttaaatgatacatttttttaaacatgagttaaaatttaaaaaaaaatccaaaatggGTTGTACAATAGAAAGTTTGGGAACCTCTGCAGCaggttaattaatttcatggATTCTTAACcacaaaatagtttgaaaatgaaactctaaattttaattattttaaaaagaatattgtgactatacattttgaaattattattttattgataaatgaacAACTTACAAGAAGTGATACATAAATACCATGGTTATAGATACTATTAATAACCGTGATAAATACTATCGCTCTgctcagaatataaaattgatattaaataaattgataaacaacattttttataatttatttttatttaggtatatctatttttatatttcccaTCAACtttgtaactataaattataataagtattaataaacacCATTCATCAaccaatttgtttatatttgctTATTGATTCATCTTTACACAGTGGGGAAGAAAAAtctgttattaaaaaacacaaataattttaagaactgACCAACTGAGatcctattaattattataacaatgtcttatgcaaataacataatattacaatttacctCATCtgttaaacttttaaacaatGATACATTGAGATGTACAAGATTATTGCTTGTATTCGTGTTGTATTGGGGTGCACAATAATCCATACTCCAAGATTTACACATCTCATCCCAAAATGATTTGTTTGGTTGACAATACAACtaaaaaggttaaaaaaaaatgtgtcattaattcattcataaatttagctttttaatttattttaaataaaactattacaaattatattcaatactttATTACCCACacactattatacaataaaatacaaagacaccgttataaaatgattgtactattttactaatttattacgcACTTGACATGTAATCGACATAGAATTATTCATCAAGAGTTGTTTTAAACTATCATCGCATTGAGGTAACTGGCCATTAATGTTTGAACCAACATCTAATACTGTTTTAGAGTTGCAACTTAAAATCGCAGCCGTTTCCGTTGGTAGTttctgaataaaatttaacacaaatgcTGTTAAACCACATGTCAAAACAAATGCTAGAAACGTAATTCTCTTCACGCGAAATTTATCAACTATTAATCCAATAATAGGCTTGACTAAAAaggataaaatagataaatatgtgTAAAGATAACCAACTAATATTGGTGAATAGCCCATTTGTTTAGCTATGGTCGGTGAAAATCCTACGATTGAAGCAATACCTGAAAAatcaaagttataatttaatccaaAGTTGATAGGTAAAGGTTTATTTTGGactatctaaaattaaaatgttaagataTGGAACGatgatcaaattaatattattgaacataaCTACAAGAGGcataaattatagtacctattaaccTACATAATCAACAATcaactatagttatatatgtattttaatttaaactaatcatTGACTATTAGGAACCAGATTTATATGcacttgaaaatttgaaaaacctatacttcaattttcaaatataatttaacggatttgataaatacaattttattatgcataaaattGCCTACTTGAATAAGGGTTACATATGGTAAATTTTTCATAGATAAATATACTCTCCATTTTCCATACATTCTTATAgtaaatatgtgttttatttatgccTACAtttctgaatatttaattacttaaaagttaCAACAAGATATTACTAATCTAATAGTTTACATTTGAAgactattacttaataataaaacaccagttttcaaatttatcaaGGTAAACTGACCCATCACCCATGTACGACCAATAGACAACTTAcgatataacaaattttaggAGACCGAGAAAAAAGTTTGTTGCCTcgagaatttattatatcgatatttGTATTAGATATCACTACATTTTCAAGGAAAGGACATtttcattagttttatttagattttcgtCATGCTAAGCTTTGTTAGGGagatatatttgataaaatcaaaagttgCTTTTAAATACAGATGTAATTtcctataatttcaaaattatttttttgttaacaaattataaagctataatatttatttagtatttgtttaaatatatattatatattatacctatcttACATCTATTGTAAacgaaaatcaattattatatcatttatatatcattatatatttttcatatattatatatgaaaggTGGAATCAACGTACAGTCAAAACTACTGAACCGAttcacttgaaattttcagtaaatgtacttataatatataggcgcactaagaaaggatttttcaaaattcgcgTATTAAAGGGTAAAAAGAACATAAAATCGACAgacattttgagatttatgaatttacgatggaaatttttgtttatagatgattgctataatattttcaataactgtGTACCTATCTGTCCTTTGTTTGTTGCCATGGAAAAAATCATGCCTAACaatctataaacaaaaattttcatcttaaatctcaaaatgataatgataatatatattatatatattatatatattatcattatatcttttataatggtgtatataataaatttttaatatgtccTATTGATTTACAcgatctataatataaacataaccaCGGCCGCGGCATGCGATTCAAAACGTTTCATAGGTGTAAATGATCAGTGGATTCAGattattttctgttaaatGTACTTctaaacataaatgttttttaaataaattttattatacgcacTTATTGGCTTGAGCAACAATTCaaaccataaaattataaaatgttttaacggGTGAATCagaacttgaaaatattatcaaatttacttaattattattaatatttctatacttaAACTCCACCACCACTTAAAACCGACAACGAGAAGTAATTCagctaattttatatatatttaaattttaaatttaagtacctGCctgcctacataatatattggtttataGAAAAACTACGAATTACCAACGAATGAATAAAGCTACCTATAAATTGTAcgagtattaagtataaaaaacttaaattaattaatttaacgaaACTAACTCTTTTATATAAgaaaagtatatacctactacattattttaataattcaaattaatattacaaccaTAATAAAGACAAAAAACCATTGAATTACTTCTAAaacaaatagatttttttagttattatttcattattggtGTACATGTATTAGtattagtacctactataggtaccaacatattatttcatcaatCTTTGCTTGTAGTTGAGGACTTTTGCAATGCATATTTGcatcttattttatacatttttagtgcaTACGAGTATAATTTTAGTCTCTACTTGTAGAACATTATTTGAGATTATGCAGCtatttaccaataatatttaggtattcaTATCTTAAAAACCTACATAAATACTGATACtagttaaatacttatacttaccacccaaataaagaaaatagtgAAATTTCATTCGCAGCATACTTTTATTtactgaaaacatttttaacagttttaaaatttgttgaacttcttaaatttttatccttAGCAACTGAAaacctgaaaaaaataaaaattcctataaaatttctttgattattaaaacaataataggtttttcttcaagtagctatagaaaaaactcgaagcattattataggaaaaattttaagtgcgtttgaattttaaatttttacgaaatcgcgtaacgataacgatttattctcaaacaattttaaatatttgttattattcaaaaagtataagtcgtagatacttgataattttaccagttgtttagattggcattttctttacatgattttattttcaaaatattttgagttttttgagctatttatagacaactgaaattttcaatttttctgaaaacatttttttaaagtgtcgataaatttttttaggcccaattaaaatacttgaaaattttataaaaagttcctcatatgttattcttaaagtgattaaaaaattataagaatacataggcacaattttttttattagcatttgaagttcaaattttgacaaaaattcgtcaaaatcatgaatatttgcaaattattttgtagttcaaaattcataaaattgtttgaatttatatctaacgttaaatattctagactgacaaatcaactccgttcagaatcgtttttcgtatacaatgatacctatcattgcattcaaatttaacctaccctagtccgaggtcaccccaccccctaatgtacagcagagcggtacccacttgccgacttttttttagatttgaacTGTTTGTTATTATGGAGTTTATGTTTaatgaaaaagaaacaaaattgttaattattatttttaaccaagCCTACTTTCAAGTTGATAGTCCTAAGCCTATAAAATTGAGAAGGAAAATGTGCGTAATTAAACAAGAACCAATACTTCTTATcttgataaaacaattttttcaaacggGAACCATTCGGCATGTGGGGTTGGAGCTCGGAAACCAATTCGGTACCAGTCATTCGATATTCTCCTCgacgatttttgataatataggtacttcattgtattcccaaaaaaaaaaaaaattaatacttaaaattttcacgaaatgtgtttattatcattttcattatacgataaaatgtttaattattttgaattttttttgaatttttataggcataagaaattttcaattttttttttagttttttatctgtaaatgtcgataaaaaatgatttcctggatcaaaattcttgaaaattgaatacaagattccacaaaaa
The DNA window shown above is from Aphis gossypii isolate Hap1 chromosome 2, ASM2018417v2, whole genome shotgun sequence and carries:
- the LOC114123006 gene encoding major facilitator superfamily domain-containing protein 6-like; protein product: MFSVNKSMLRMKFHYFLYLGGIASIVGFSPTIAKQMGYSPILVGYLYTYLSILSFLVKPIIGLIVDKFRVKRITFLAFVLTCGLTAFVLNFIQKLPTETAAILSCNSKTVLDVGSNINGQLPQCDDSLKQLLMNNSMSITCQLYCQPNKSFWDEMCKSWSMDYCAPQYNTNTSNNLVHLNVSLFKSLTDEIENNYGFEVKSMQFKETQVFFPTCLKPVSSRCKIDCSNDFIMELATITVFEGNIFGLHQFWEYFIVMSLFWISQAITWSLQDPICFDLLGDKLEDFGKQRCWGSISWGLFSIFGGALVDYFSDSDIHKNYFPIYYLCLIIILCDFVVAYKIKITETIGSKNTLSDIFKLLTNVNVVIFFVWIISMGICTSMVWNYLFWYMEDLTQKYHSEKQLWIKTLQGSAIGIQCIGGEMPFLFFSGWIIKRIGHTYCMALGLITFAVRFYLYSIITNPIWILPIEFTNGITFGLCHAVLMEYARIIAPASAVTTVVGFSGALFEGVGVSLGGVIGGFFYEKFGGVSTFKIFSSGSLLMGILHVLFIVFSKKNINRAP